The proteins below come from a single Eucalyptus grandis isolate ANBG69807.140 chromosome 3, ASM1654582v1, whole genome shotgun sequence genomic window:
- the LOC104447957 gene encoding probable pectin methyltransferase QUA2 isoform X1, whose product MSRPLHRGSSAARISGGSQDLWDSQMKDRSEKEDLSRRDSSDQSYPPLKFASQLLHPSNSPSKFTNLENGFASDPCSAGSPRKRHHLIMLALRSSLFLIVILAVTGSLWWTISISTSSRGHINQHYKDLHARVLSDLWDIGELSLGPTKLRELEACPDEFENYVPCYNVSENVALGYSDGNEFERHCGHSVKQHCLVVPPTNYKIPLRWPTGKDIIWVPNAKITAQQVLSSGSLTKRMMMLEEEQISFRSASLMFDGVEDYAQQIAKMIGLSNEYELTKAGVRTILDIGCGYGSFGAHLFTKQLLTMCIANYETSGSQVQLTLERGLPAMISSLNTTQLPYPSLSFDMLHCLRCGIDWDQKDGKYLLEADRVLKPGGYFVWTSPITNAHGNTRIKVYKKRWKFIQDFAESLCWELLSQQDETVVWKKTSKTSCYSSRNPGLGPPICSKAQDVESPSYRPLQGCIGGTRSKRWIPIEEKTTWPSRANLNVTELKLYGLHPEDFSEDTDNWKAAVREYWSLLSPLIFSDHPKRPGDEDPSPPYNMVRNVLDMNAHFGGFNAALLEAGKFVWVMNVVPTGAPNYLPMILDRGLVGVRHDWCEGFPTYPRTYDMVHASGLLSLENSQNRRCSMLDLFAEIDRILRPEGWAIFRDTTSLIESARALSTRFKWDARVIGIESNTDERLLICQKPFLKKPSS is encoded by the exons ATGTCGAGGCCGCTGCATAGGGGAAGTTCCGCAGCGCGGATCTCCGGCGGCAGCCAAGATTTGTGGGATTCCCAGATGAAGGACAGAAGTGAAAAGGAAGATTTGAGTAGAAGAGATTCTTCTGACCAGAGCTACCCGCCGCTAAAGTTCGCGTCGCAGTTACTTCACCCGAGTAACTCCCCTTCTAAGTTCACTAATCTCGAGAATGGCTTCGCATCCGATCCATGCTCTGCCGGGAGTCCTAGGAAGCGGCACCATTTGATAATGCTTGCTCTGAGATCCAGTCTTTTCCTGATTGTAATTCTTGCTGTTACCGGATCGCTTTGGTGGACAATTTCCATTTCGACCTCTTCCAGAGGCCATATAAACCAGCACTACAAGGATCTCCACGCTCGAGTTCTTTCAGATTTGTGGGACATAGGGGAGCTCTCCCTTGGGCCGACAAAGTTGAGAGAATTGGAAGCTTGTCCTGATGAGTTTGAGAATTATGTTCCGTGCTATAATGTTTCAGAAAATGTTGCTCTGGGCTATTCGGATGGAAATGAGTTTGAGCGACATTGTGGGCATTCTGTCAAACAGCATTGTTTGGTTGTTCCACCGACAAATTACAAAATCCCTTTGAGGTGGCCCACTGGGAAAGACATTATCTGGGTTCCAAATGCTAAAATTACTGCCCAGCAGGTACTCTCTTCGGGGAGCTTGACCAAGAG GATGATGATGCTAGAGGAAGAGCAGATTTCTTTCCGTTCAGCTTCTCTAATGTTTGATGGCGTGGAAGACTATGCTCAGCAAATAGCAAAAATGATTGGTCTTAGCAATGAATATGAACTTACCAAAGCTGGG GTTAGAACAATCTTGGATATAGGATGTGGTTATGGTAGTTTTGGAGCCCATCTCTTCACCAAACAACTCTTGACTATGTGCATCGCAAACTATGAGACTTCTGGAAGTCAGGTTCAACTGACCCTTGAAAGGGGTCTTCCGGCAATGATCAGTTCACTTAACACAACCCAGTTGCCATACCCTTCTCTTTCATTTGACATGCTGCATTGCTTAAGATGTGGGATTGATTGGGACCAAAAAG ATGGAAAGTACCTGTTAGAAGCAGATCGAGTTCTTAAACCTGGTGGATATTTTGTCTGGACTTCCCCAATTACAAATGCTCATGGGAATACTCGTATTAAAGTATATAAGAAACGGTGGAAGTTCATTCAGGATTTTGCTGAAAGTCTGTGCTGGGAGTTGTTATCACAGCAAGATGAAACTGTTGTATGGAAAAAGACTAGCAAAACAAGTTGTTATAGTTCCAG GAACCCTGGTTTGGGCCCTCCAATCTGCAGTAAAGCCCAAGATGTAGAATCTCCTTCCTACCGCCCGCTTCAAGGGTGTATTGGAGGAACTAGAAGCAAGCGGTGGATCCCTATAGAAGAAAAGACAACTTGGCCTTCTAGGGCTAATTTGAATGTGACTGAACTTAAGCTTTATG GTCTGCATCCAGAAGACTTTTCCGAGGACACAGACAACTGGAAAGCAGCTGTCCGTGAATATTGGTCTCTCTTGTCGCCATTGATATTCTCGGATCATCCTAAAAGGCCTGGAGATGAAGATCCCTCACCACCATATAACATGGTTCGCAATGTACTGGACATGAATGCTCATTTTGGTGGTTTTAATGCAGCATTGCTCGAAGCAGGAAAATTTGTTTGGGTCATGAATGTGGTCCCAACTGGTGCTCCCAACTACCTGCCAATGATTCTTGACAGAGGCCTTGTTGGTGTGCGGCATGATTG GTGTGAAGGATTTCCAACATACCCCAGAACCTATGATATGGTTCATGCGTCAGGACTTCTCTCCCTTGAAAATAGCCAGAATCGCAGATGCTCAATGCTTGATCTTTTTGCTGAGATTGACCGAATACTTCGTCCTGAG
- the LOC104447957 gene encoding probable pectin methyltransferase QUA2 isoform X2, producing the protein MSRPLHRGSSAARISGGSQDLSRRDSSDQSYPPLKFASQLLHPSNSPSKFTNLENGFASDPCSAGSPRKRHHLIMLALRSSLFLIVILAVTGSLWWTISISTSSRGHINQHYKDLHARVLSDLWDIGELSLGPTKLRELEACPDEFENYVPCYNVSENVALGYSDGNEFERHCGHSVKQHCLVVPPTNYKIPLRWPTGKDIIWVPNAKITAQQVLSSGSLTKRMMMLEEEQISFRSASLMFDGVEDYAQQIAKMIGLSNEYELTKAGVRTILDIGCGYGSFGAHLFTKQLLTMCIANYETSGSQVQLTLERGLPAMISSLNTTQLPYPSLSFDMLHCLRCGIDWDQKDGKYLLEADRVLKPGGYFVWTSPITNAHGNTRIKVYKKRWKFIQDFAESLCWELLSQQDETVVWKKTSKTSCYSSRNPGLGPPICSKAQDVESPSYRPLQGCIGGTRSKRWIPIEEKTTWPSRANLNVTELKLYGLHPEDFSEDTDNWKAAVREYWSLLSPLIFSDHPKRPGDEDPSPPYNMVRNVLDMNAHFGGFNAALLEAGKFVWVMNVVPTGAPNYLPMILDRGLVGVRHDWCEGFPTYPRTYDMVHASGLLSLENSQNRRCSMLDLFAEIDRILRPEGWAIFRDTTSLIESARALSTRFKWDARVIGIESNTDERLLICQKPFLKKPSS; encoded by the exons ATGTCGAGGCCGCTGCATAGGGGAAGTTCCGCAGCGCGGATCTCCGGCGGCAGCCAAG ATTTGAGTAGAAGAGATTCTTCTGACCAGAGCTACCCGCCGCTAAAGTTCGCGTCGCAGTTACTTCACCCGAGTAACTCCCCTTCTAAGTTCACTAATCTCGAGAATGGCTTCGCATCCGATCCATGCTCTGCCGGGAGTCCTAGGAAGCGGCACCATTTGATAATGCTTGCTCTGAGATCCAGTCTTTTCCTGATTGTAATTCTTGCTGTTACCGGATCGCTTTGGTGGACAATTTCCATTTCGACCTCTTCCAGAGGCCATATAAACCAGCACTACAAGGATCTCCACGCTCGAGTTCTTTCAGATTTGTGGGACATAGGGGAGCTCTCCCTTGGGCCGACAAAGTTGAGAGAATTGGAAGCTTGTCCTGATGAGTTTGAGAATTATGTTCCGTGCTATAATGTTTCAGAAAATGTTGCTCTGGGCTATTCGGATGGAAATGAGTTTGAGCGACATTGTGGGCATTCTGTCAAACAGCATTGTTTGGTTGTTCCACCGACAAATTACAAAATCCCTTTGAGGTGGCCCACTGGGAAAGACATTATCTGGGTTCCAAATGCTAAAATTACTGCCCAGCAGGTACTCTCTTCGGGGAGCTTGACCAAGAG GATGATGATGCTAGAGGAAGAGCAGATTTCTTTCCGTTCAGCTTCTCTAATGTTTGATGGCGTGGAAGACTATGCTCAGCAAATAGCAAAAATGATTGGTCTTAGCAATGAATATGAACTTACCAAAGCTGGG GTTAGAACAATCTTGGATATAGGATGTGGTTATGGTAGTTTTGGAGCCCATCTCTTCACCAAACAACTCTTGACTATGTGCATCGCAAACTATGAGACTTCTGGAAGTCAGGTTCAACTGACCCTTGAAAGGGGTCTTCCGGCAATGATCAGTTCACTTAACACAACCCAGTTGCCATACCCTTCTCTTTCATTTGACATGCTGCATTGCTTAAGATGTGGGATTGATTGGGACCAAAAAG ATGGAAAGTACCTGTTAGAAGCAGATCGAGTTCTTAAACCTGGTGGATATTTTGTCTGGACTTCCCCAATTACAAATGCTCATGGGAATACTCGTATTAAAGTATATAAGAAACGGTGGAAGTTCATTCAGGATTTTGCTGAAAGTCTGTGCTGGGAGTTGTTATCACAGCAAGATGAAACTGTTGTATGGAAAAAGACTAGCAAAACAAGTTGTTATAGTTCCAG GAACCCTGGTTTGGGCCCTCCAATCTGCAGTAAAGCCCAAGATGTAGAATCTCCTTCCTACCGCCCGCTTCAAGGGTGTATTGGAGGAACTAGAAGCAAGCGGTGGATCCCTATAGAAGAAAAGACAACTTGGCCTTCTAGGGCTAATTTGAATGTGACTGAACTTAAGCTTTATG GTCTGCATCCAGAAGACTTTTCCGAGGACACAGACAACTGGAAAGCAGCTGTCCGTGAATATTGGTCTCTCTTGTCGCCATTGATATTCTCGGATCATCCTAAAAGGCCTGGAGATGAAGATCCCTCACCACCATATAACATGGTTCGCAATGTACTGGACATGAATGCTCATTTTGGTGGTTTTAATGCAGCATTGCTCGAAGCAGGAAAATTTGTTTGGGTCATGAATGTGGTCCCAACTGGTGCTCCCAACTACCTGCCAATGATTCTTGACAGAGGCCTTGTTGGTGTGCGGCATGATTG GTGTGAAGGATTTCCAACATACCCCAGAACCTATGATATGGTTCATGCGTCAGGACTTCTCTCCCTTGAAAATAGCCAGAATCGCAGATGCTCAATGCTTGATCTTTTTGCTGAGATTGACCGAATACTTCGTCCTGAG